A region of Haladaptatus caseinilyticus DNA encodes the following proteins:
- a CDS encoding threonine-phosphate decarboxylase: MDRDAIDTVERVPHGSSDDPEMLDFSANINPRTPNGVEAVYRDALGRSGTYPADDYPEYREAAADYVGCTPEEVVPTPGGLAAIRLTIETTVSTGDSVLVPFPSFGEYHREVRLQGATPKLVPHDRILETDPTDHALVIICNPNNPTGDTYDADEIRHFAERCRDVGTPLLVDEAFLGFTELESMAGRSGVVVARSLTKLFGLPGLRAGFAVATDSFRDRLETVRRPWTVGTPATAVGTYSMGCTEFIAESRERVRQERSRMIEALADSFDVYPSEAPFLLLNVGEREPDKIVQTAHKQSVAVRDATTFRSLDSHIRVAVRLPDENDRLLDVLDDV, translated from the coding sequence ATGGACCGTGACGCCATAGACACGGTCGAGCGCGTTCCCCACGGAAGTTCCGACGATCCAGAAATGCTTGATTTTAGTGCCAACATCAACCCGCGAACACCCAACGGCGTAGAAGCCGTGTATCGTGATGCACTGGGACGATCCGGAACGTATCCAGCGGACGATTATCCCGAGTATCGTGAGGCAGCGGCGGATTATGTCGGCTGTACACCTGAGGAAGTAGTTCCGACGCCGGGTGGTCTCGCCGCAATTCGCCTGACCATCGAAACGACAGTTTCGACGGGTGATTCGGTACTCGTTCCGTTCCCCAGTTTTGGCGAGTATCATCGTGAAGTACGCCTCCAAGGTGCGACCCCGAAACTCGTTCCTCACGACCGCATCCTCGAAACGGATCCAACCGACCACGCTCTCGTCATTATCTGCAATCCGAACAACCCGACTGGCGACACATACGATGCCGATGAAATCCGTCACTTTGCGGAGCGGTGTCGGGATGTCGGTACACCACTGCTCGTCGATGAAGCGTTTCTCGGCTTCACCGAACTGGAGTCGATGGCAGGTCGGTCGGGTGTGGTCGTCGCTCGCTCGTTGACGAAGCTATTCGGCTTGCCGGGGTTGCGTGCTGGATTCGCGGTCGCGACAGACTCATTCAGGGACCGACTCGAAACTGTCCGTCGTCCGTGGACGGTTGGCACTCCCGCTACTGCCGTTGGGACGTACAGTATGGGCTGTACCGAGTTTATCGCCGAGTCCCGTGAACGGGTCCGGCAGGAGCGCAGCAGGATGATCGAAGCACTCGCGGATTCGTTCGATGTCTATCCCTCGGAGGCTCCGTTCCTGTTGTTGAACGTCGGTGAGCGGGAACCCGATAAGATCGTTCAGACCGCTCACAAGCAAAGCGTCGCCGTCCGCGATGCAACGACGTTCCGAAGCCTCGATTCACATATACGAGTGGCAGTGCGCTTGCCGGACGAAAATGACCGACTCTTGGACGTGCTTGACGATGTTTGA
- the cobT gene encoding nicotinate mononucleotide-dependent phosphoribosyltransferase CobT encodes MRFVLAAGATRTAEIDGISAAGAAPDLMAHTPSADVEIVEYGRPVRAPIVPVSPSGCPTPAVITRAVRERIDFDLTVIDAGLIRPTRTPTVSVGAQRGEDVRETEPVPCAQEVYEETRRFGAALPDDSVMIGETIPGGTTTALGVLTALDEDITVSSSLPDNPLRLKRTVVSEALSASDIDRGDAAGDPVFAVNSMGDPVLATVAGFTVGALESGIDVTLAGGTQMLAAAALVRHAGIDGPLGLATTSFVADDETVALDRACDRHDLDLEVTDPGFDEGDHVSMQRYIEGEGKEGVGMGGALALADRAAVDMDSIRDSVIEVYNRLNGDVNGP; translated from the coding sequence ATGAGGTTCGTCCTCGCTGCGGGGGCGACACGTACTGCCGAAATCGACGGGATTAGTGCTGCCGGTGCAGCTCCGGATCTGATGGCACACACGCCCAGTGCGGACGTCGAAATCGTCGAATACGGACGACCGGTTCGGGCACCGATCGTGCCAGTCAGTCCAAGCGGTTGTCCGACACCCGCAGTCATCACGCGTGCCGTCCGGGAACGGATCGATTTCGATCTAACCGTTATCGATGCCGGGTTGATACGCCCGACGAGGACCCCGACGGTTTCGGTCGGTGCACAGCGAGGTGAAGACGTTCGAGAGACGGAGCCGGTTCCATGTGCACAGGAGGTCTATGAAGAAACTCGACGATTTGGCGCGGCACTCCCCGACGACTCAGTCATGATCGGCGAGACGATACCCGGCGGGACAACAACTGCTTTGGGGGTTCTCACGGCATTAGATGAAGATATCACCGTTTCGTCATCACTCCCGGACAACCCACTTCGCCTCAAACGAACCGTCGTCTCGGAGGCACTATCCGCAAGCGATATCGACCGGGGAGACGCAGCCGGTGACCCTGTCTTCGCGGTGAACAGCATGGGTGATCCCGTTCTCGCGACAGTGGCGGGATTCACAGTCGGTGCTCTCGAATCCGGAATCGACGTAACCCTCGCCGGTGGGACTCAAATGCTTGCAGCAGCGGCGCTCGTTCGCCATGCCGGAATCGACGGTCCGCTTGGATTGGCGACGACATCGTTCGTCGCCGACGACGAGACGGTCGCGCTCGACCGAGCATGCGATAGGCACGATCTCGACCTCGAAGTCACCGACCCGGGATTCGACGAGGGCGACCACGTCTCGATGCAGCGATACATCGAAGGGGAAGGCAAAGAGGGGGTTGGAATGGGTGGTGCGCTCGCGCTCGCTGATCGAGCAGCTGTCGATATGGATTCGATCCGAGACAGCGTCATCGAAGTGTATAACCGACTCAACGGTGACGTAAATGGACCGTGA
- a CDS encoding NTP transferase domain-containing protein, which translates to MDALLMCGGKGTRLAASVEKPLFEIDGSPMGDHVCAALAESRIDTVHAVVSPHTPATRRHLDSRALSIIDAPGDGYVEDLSYALERVELPVLTVVSDLPLLDGVCIDRILSEHDRGSLTVCAPVALKQQLGVGTDTTFEHEGRELAPTGLNVVGNGDAETTYITYDARLAVNVNRQTDAAVAEAFI; encoded by the coding sequence GTGGACGCTCTTTTGATGTGTGGTGGCAAAGGAACGCGACTCGCCGCATCAGTCGAGAAGCCCCTGTTCGAAATCGACGGTTCCCCGATGGGAGACCACGTCTGCGCCGCTCTCGCCGAGAGCCGAATTGATACTGTTCATGCAGTCGTCTCTCCACATACTCCGGCAACCAGGCGTCATCTCGACTCCCGTGCGCTCTCCATTATCGACGCACCCGGTGACGGATACGTCGAAGACCTCTCGTACGCACTCGAACGAGTCGAATTACCGGTTCTCACCGTTGTGTCGGACCTCCCGCTCCTTGATGGGGTATGTATCGATCGCATCCTTTCCGAACACGACCGTGGTTCGCTCACGGTCTGTGCACCCGTCGCCCTCAAGCAGCAGTTGGGAGTGGGAACCGACACGACGTTCGAGCACGAAGGACGGGAACTTGCTCCGACAGGCCTCAACGTCGTGGGCAACGGCGATGCCGAAACCACGTATATTACTTACGATGCACGTCTCGCTGTCAACGTGAACCGACAGACCGACGCGGCCGTGGCGGAGGCATTCATATGA
- the cobS gene encoding adenosylcobinamide-GDP ribazoletransferase, with the protein MVLTAVRGALGFLSRLPVGHDESAWEAFRRSSIAFPLAGYVIGVFLAVPLLLPLPASINATLFLATVYGVTGINHVDGLADLGDAAAVHGAEKRHAVMKDTDVGVGALLAVALLIAGLSLAAVGLVGLPLEAIVVIVVTAEVSAKLGMAGLAAFGSPAHEGLGSQLLDQTPRGFVIAVIVSVPALAFSGSPLVGIVMMSASLLTTAVVGQWARSWLGGVSGDVFGATNELSRLIALQMGVVTWTLF; encoded by the coding sequence ATGGTTCTAACGGCGGTTCGCGGTGCGCTCGGATTTTTGAGCCGGCTTCCGGTAGGACACGACGAAAGTGCATGGGAGGCGTTTCGACGCAGTTCGATTGCATTTCCCTTGGCGGGATATGTTATCGGGGTGTTCCTTGCCGTTCCGCTCTTGCTCCCCCTTCCCGCGTCCATCAATGCCACATTGTTCCTCGCGACCGTGTATGGGGTTACAGGCATCAATCACGTCGACGGACTGGCCGACCTCGGTGACGCAGCCGCAGTACACGGTGCGGAGAAACGCCATGCGGTGATGAAAGATACGGATGTCGGTGTCGGTGCCCTACTCGCCGTCGCCCTCCTCATCGCTGGACTTTCGCTTGCCGCGGTCGGGTTAGTCGGGCTTCCACTCGAAGCCATCGTCGTCATCGTGGTCACCGCGGAAGTGAGCGCGAAACTGGGGATGGCGGGATTGGCCGCGTTCGGATCGCCCGCACACGAGGGACTGGGGTCACAACTACTGGACCAGACTCCACGGGGATTTGTTATCGCGGTCATCGTCTCGGTTCCAGCGCTAGCTTTTTCGGGGTCCCCACTGGTGGGTATCGTAATGATGAGTGCCAGTCTGCTCACTACTGCCGTCGTCGGTCAGTGGGCGCGGTCGTGGCTCGGCGGTGTCAGCGGTGACGTATTCGGGGCTACAAACGAACTCTCCCGACTGATCGCACTTCAGATGGGGGTGGTCACGTGGACGCTCTTTTGA
- the cbiB gene encoding adenosylcobinamide-phosphate synthase CbiB: MTFYGVLSVAIAFLLDWFFKEPPTRVHPVVWFGKMIAVTDREWSAPRQTGLLIALGLPAIAAIGIGIVVQIALTVHPLVASVFAGIVLFTTTSLRMLLETATDVTELTETNIVTARKEVRALAGRDASSLSPGEIRSAVAESLSENLADGLVAPLFAFAICAPISLPLAAAAATWVKAINTLDSMLGYRSKPVGWASARLDDAVMWIPARISAVLIAVVSLGTGYLSDARSWAHEPPSPNSGWPMATLAAALDTRFEKSGVYTLNPRAQLPATADVGKGVRIVRRASFLAYILTAVIAWF, from the coding sequence ATGACTTTCTATGGCGTTCTTTCGGTTGCGATCGCGTTCTTGTTAGATTGGTTCTTCAAGGAACCACCGACGCGGGTGCATCCTGTCGTCTGGTTTGGGAAAATGATCGCTGTGACTGACCGCGAATGGTCGGCCCCTCGACAGACTGGCCTGCTAATCGCGTTAGGTTTGCCTGCGATAGCTGCTATCGGTATCGGTATCGTGGTTCAGATAGCCCTTACAGTGCACCCCCTCGTTGCTTCCGTTTTCGCTGGCATCGTACTGTTCACGACGACGAGCCTACGAATGCTTCTCGAAACTGCGACGGACGTGACGGAATTGACCGAGACGAATATCGTGACCGCTCGGAAGGAGGTACGAGCGCTTGCGGGTCGCGACGCATCATCACTCTCGCCGGGAGAAATTCGAAGCGCAGTCGCTGAAAGCCTTTCCGAGAATTTGGCCGATGGCCTCGTTGCACCTCTGTTTGCCTTCGCCATCTGTGCACCCATTTCGCTTCCGTTGGCCGCCGCTGCGGCAACGTGGGTCAAGGCAATCAACACGCTCGACTCCATGTTGGGCTATCGGTCGAAACCTGTCGGGTGGGCGAGCGCAAGACTCGACGATGCGGTGATGTGGATTCCAGCACGAATCAGTGCCGTACTCATCGCGGTCGTCAGTCTCGGAACGGGTTACCTTTCAGATGCCCGTTCGTGGGCCCACGAACCCCCCTCGCCGAACTCCGGCTGGCCGATGGCGACCCTCGCTGCGGCACTCGACACCCGTTTCGAAAAGTCGGGCGTTTACACGCTCAATCCCCGGGCACAGCTCCCGGCCACTGCTGATGTGGGAAAAGGAGTGCGTATCGTTCGACGGGCGAGCTTTCTCGCGTACATCCTCACGGCGGTGATTGCATGGTTCTAA
- a CDS encoding HAD family hydrolase, whose amino-acid sequence MAVSFDLFGTLVEVAPPDHPAGAVATALSERAVSVPSDWEHVYTTPHLDVPPGAELSLVDHVKTGLESRDRDVSRPVVRAALLDAFDTPIRTREGAHTAVTVAERCGPIGILSNCSVPGLVQRTLSQSGLDPDAFDAVVSSVECGWRKPDVRAFREISDRLGVPLSELTHIGDDPETDGGATDAGATAILLDDSTLSDVSREMECSE is encoded by the coding sequence GTGGCAGTTTCGTTCGACCTCTTCGGTACGCTCGTCGAAGTCGCACCGCCAGATCACCCTGCGGGGGCTGTTGCGACTGCACTCTCCGAGCGAGCTGTTTCCGTCCCGTCTGACTGGGAGCATGTCTATACAACCCCTCATCTCGATGTTCCCCCGGGTGCAGAACTCTCGCTTGTCGACCACGTGAAAACGGGACTAGAGAGTCGCGACAGAGACGTCTCACGCCCCGTCGTTCGAGCGGCACTCCTCGATGCGTTCGACACCCCGATTCGGACTCGGGAGGGGGCACACACTGCTGTTACCGTCGCTGAACGGTGTGGACCGATCGGGATTCTCTCGAATTGTAGTGTCCCGGGACTCGTACAACGTACCCTTTCCCAGTCGGGGCTTGATCCGGATGCCTTCGATGCAGTCGTCAGTAGTGTCGAGTGTGGATGGAGGAAACCGGATGTGCGTGCGTTTCGCGAAATCTCTGATCGACTCGGCGTTCCACTTTCGGAACTCACGCACATCGGTGACGATCCAGAAACGGATGGTGGGGCAACCGACGCGGGGGCCACCGCGATTCTACTCGATGATAGTACGCTGAGCGACGTTTCGAGGGAAATGGAGTGCTCCGAATGA